A genomic stretch from Chitinophaga agri includes:
- a CDS encoding ribulokinase, producing MENSFVIGVDFGTDSVRALVVHTQTGQEAGSAVHYYPRWQKGLYCDPATQQYRQHPLDYLEGLEHSIREALQQCPAGTAALVKGIAVDTTGSTPGPVDETGTPLALLPGFEENPNAMFVLWKDHTANKEAALINDIAHSNGMDYTQYSGGIYSSEWYWAKILHVITEDGAVREKAASWVEHCDWIPAVLTGNNSMDTLLRSRCAAGHKAMWHASWGGLPPKTFLEKLSPALTRYDQTYTDTVDATVPAGTISKEWAAKLGLPEDVVIGTGAFDAHMGAVGGGIQSYALCKVIGTSTCDILVAPMEEAGHLFVKGICGQVDGSVIPGMLGLEAGQSAYGDVFAWLRKLIMGPLYALMPDDKEKLAEVEGKLLAYLSQQAQQLPLKDNDPLALDWFNGRRTPDANHTLKSTITGLHLGIDAIQLFKALVEATAFGAQSIAARFQQEGIAINEVIALGGVAKKSGYAMQVLADVMNRPIRIVNSENACALGAAMFAAVAAGIYPDIDQAQKAMTSGFETTWQPRQENVPYYAARYRKFQELGAITEKLHV from the coding sequence ATGGAAAATTCATTTGTAATAGGGGTTGACTTTGGTACTGATTCGGTACGCGCGCTCGTTGTGCATACACAAACGGGGCAGGAAGCCGGTAGTGCGGTACATTATTATCCCCGCTGGCAGAAAGGATTATACTGTGATCCTGCCACACAGCAATACAGGCAACATCCCCTTGACTACCTCGAAGGTCTGGAGCATAGCATCCGTGAAGCTTTACAGCAATGCCCCGCCGGTACCGCCGCTCTCGTAAAAGGGATCGCCGTTGATACGACGGGCTCGACACCCGGTCCTGTGGATGAAACGGGTACGCCGCTGGCCTTATTACCCGGTTTCGAAGAGAACCCGAACGCTATGTTCGTGCTCTGGAAAGACCATACGGCCAATAAAGAAGCGGCCCTGATCAATGACATCGCACATAGCAACGGCATGGATTATACCCAGTACAGTGGTGGTATCTACAGCAGCGAATGGTACTGGGCCAAGATCCTGCACGTTATCACGGAAGATGGCGCCGTGCGTGAGAAGGCGGCTTCCTGGGTGGAACACTGTGACTGGATACCGGCAGTGCTGACCGGCAATAACAGCATGGACACCCTATTACGCAGCCGTTGCGCGGCAGGCCATAAAGCCATGTGGCATGCCTCCTGGGGCGGATTACCTCCGAAGACTTTCCTGGAAAAACTCAGTCCGGCACTTACCAGATACGACCAGACTTATACCGACACCGTAGACGCAACTGTTCCTGCCGGCACCATCAGTAAAGAATGGGCGGCTAAACTGGGACTGCCCGAAGATGTAGTGATCGGCACCGGTGCCTTCGATGCCCACATGGGCGCTGTAGGCGGTGGTATCCAGTCATACGCGCTGTGTAAGGTGATCGGTACCAGCACCTGCGACATCCTCGTAGCACCGATGGAAGAAGCAGGCCACCTTTTCGTAAAAGGTATCTGCGGCCAGGTAGACGGCTCTGTTATACCAGGCATGCTGGGACTGGAAGCCGGGCAATCTGCCTATGGCGATGTATTTGCCTGGTTACGCAAACTGATCATGGGGCCGCTCTATGCCCTCATGCCGGACGATAAAGAAAAACTGGCGGAGGTAGAAGGTAAACTTCTCGCTTACCTGTCGCAACAGGCACAGCAACTGCCGCTGAAAGATAATGATCCGCTGGCGCTCGACTGGTTCAATGGCCGTCGCACGCCGGATGCCAATCACACACTGAAAAGTACGATCACCGGTCTGCACCTTGGTATTGATGCCATACAGCTCTTTAAAGCACTGGTAGAGGCAACTGCCTTCGGGGCACAAAGTATTGCAGCACGTTTCCAGCAGGAAGGTATCGCCATCAATGAAGTGATCGCACTCGGTGGGGTGGCCAAGAAATCTGGCTATGCCATGCAGGTACTGGCAGATGTGATGAACAGGCCGATCCGGATCGTGAATAGTGAAAATGCCTGCGCATTGGGTGCTGCCATGTTCGCGGCCGTGGCAGCAGGTATCTATCCGGATATTGATCAGGCCCAGAAAGCCATGACTTCCGGGTTTGAGACCACCTGGCAGCCACGCCAGGAGAATGTTCCGTATTACGCTGCCCGTTATCGCAAATTTCAGGAACTGGGCGCCATCACCGAAAAACTACATGTATGA
- a CDS encoding L-ribulose-5-phosphate 4-epimerase — MSNRYQGIKEQAYEANMQLPALGLVLFTFGNVSVADRAAGVFAIKPSGVPYVQLSPDKMVIVDFDGQTVEGSGRPSSDTKTHAVLYKHWEEIGGIVHTHSTYATAWAQAQRDIPVYGTTHADHLTADVPCAAPMSDEMIKGNYEYQTGFQIIQCLQERGLSYKDVEMMLVGNHAPFTWGKTADKAVYNAAVLEEVARMAFLTESIRPECPKLKDALIKKHFERKHGPDAYYGQ; from the coding sequence ATGAGCAACCGTTATCAGGGCATAAAAGAGCAGGCTTACGAAGCCAATATGCAATTGCCAGCACTGGGACTGGTACTCTTCACCTTTGGCAATGTGAGCGTGGCTGACCGTGCTGCAGGTGTATTTGCCATCAAACCAAGCGGCGTGCCTTATGTACAGCTGTCGCCGGATAAGATGGTGATCGTTGATTTCGACGGACAAACAGTTGAAGGCAGCGGACGTCCATCCTCCGATACCAAAACACACGCGGTACTCTATAAACACTGGGAAGAGATCGGCGGTATCGTACATACACATTCCACCTACGCAACAGCATGGGCACAGGCCCAGCGGGATATTCCGGTGTACGGTACTACACATGCCGATCACCTGACAGCGGATGTACCCTGTGCGGCGCCGATGAGCGATGAGATGATCAAAGGCAATTATGAATATCAGACCGGCTTTCAGATCATACAATGCCTGCAGGAGAGAGGCTTGTCCTATAAGGATGTGGAAATGATGCTGGTAGGCAATCACGCTCCCTTTACCTGGGGTAAAACGGCTGATAAGGCCGTGTATAATGCCGCAGTACTGGAGGAAGTGGCCCGGATGGCTTTTCTGACGGAAAGCATACGCCCGGAATGTCCCAAACTGAAAGACGCACTTATTAAAAAACATTTTGAACGCAAACACGGGCCTGATGCTTACTATGGTCAATAA